In Brassica rapa cultivar Chiifu-401-42 chromosome A06, CAAS_Brap_v3.01, whole genome shotgun sequence, a single window of DNA contains:
- the LOC103875387 gene encoding embryonic protein DC-8, producing the protein MATLMSGAALIGLGSTFSISRRSSVGRVNTRVGWKNVIISPQRKKSWVMAAVKGDDDNSKLDPKWLDDASEKASEYVKEKGSEVGHLTAHEGQEVLDHIQRAKYYFMEKAGVAMDMLTENAHIASDFVAEKANVMEEEAVSITEKARDFVVEKTGEAKDFIVEKAGEVKELATDMSKKTAIYVGEKAAEAKEAILPPKTEE; encoded by the exons ATGGCAACTTTGATGTCCGGAGCTGCGCTTATTGGATTGGGTTCTACTTTCTCGATCAGCAGGAGAAGCAGCGTTGGCCGTGTAAATACGAGAGTTGGCTGGAAGAATGTGATCATTTCACCTCAGCGCAAGAAGTCGTGGGTCATGGCCGCCGTGAAAGGTGATGATGACAACTCAAAGCTAGATCCAAAATGGCTCGATGATGCCTC AGAGAAAGCTTCCGAGTACGTGAAGGAGAAAGGAAGCGAAGTTGGACACTTGACTGCACATGAAGGACAAGAGGTTTTAGATCACATACAGAGAGCAAAATACTACTTTATGGAGAAAGCTGGTGTAGCCATGGACATGCTGACTGAAAATGCTCACATAGCTTCAGATTTTGTGGCGGAAAAAGCCAATGTGATGGAGGAAGAAGCTGTTTCAATTACAGAGAAAGCCAGAGATTTCGTAGTTGAAAAAACAGGTGAAGCTAAAGATTTCATTGTCGAAAAAGCTGGTGAAGTCAAAGAGTTGGCGACGGATATGAGCAAAAAAACGGCTATATACGTTGGAGAGAAAGCTGCTGAGGCAAAAGAAGCGATATTACCTCCAAAAACTGAAGAATAG
- the LOC103875388 gene encoding ACT domain-containing protein ACR5 isoform X1, producing the protein MTRLILITISQFNKNKIKECFICAGIERRIVSAESVSETEHSVKFFLFLPERYRSSTNTIESRMDACLSYSYHMDDEIARFIRRVNPPKVVIDNDVYKNVTVIKVDSANKHGILLEVVQVLTDLNLTIKKAYISSDGGWFMDVFNVTNQDGNKVTDEIVLDYIRKSLGPDESSCYSPRSTIGVKQSVDFTVIELTGTDRPGLLSELCAVLTDLQCNVVNAEIWTHRAKAAAVLQVTDEETSSAVTDPERLSKIRKLLGYVLTGGSRSRRCREPKTTVSSSLNADRKLHQLMFADRDYDEWENNVDDEDKIGRVVPDVDVSNLHDLDYSIVMIKCKDRPKLLFDTVFTLTDMKYVVSHASIDAEGPEAYQEYYIRHTDGSPVKSEAERQRVIKCLKAAIQRRVFEGLKLELCTSDRVGLLSDVTRIFRENSLTVTRAEVKTKGGKALNTFYVRDASGYEVDAKTIDSIRQVIGQKILQVKGGNTEVKPSSPESQTGFLFGVFKSRSFVNFGLIRS; encoded by the exons ATGACTAGACTCATCCTCATCACAATATCAcaatttaacaaaaacaaaataaaagagtGTTTCATCTGTGCAGGTATAGAGAGGAGAATCGTGTCGGCTGAATCTGTGTCAGAGACAGAGCATAGTGTGAAGT TCTTCCTCTTCCTCCCAGAGAGATATCGATCATCAACAAACACAATCGAATCGAGAATGG ATGCTTGCTTGAGCTATTCATATCATATGGATGATGAGATTGCAAGGTTTATCAGAAGAGTTAATCCTCCAAA ggTTGTGATTGATAACGATGTCTACAAGAACGTCACTGTCATTAAG GTGGATAGTGCGAATAAACATGGTATTCTTCTGGAAGTTGTTCAAGTCTTGACTGATCTTAACCTCACCATCAAGAAAGCTTACATCTCCTCTGATGGTGGCTGGTTCATGGATGTCTTCAACGTCACTAACCAAGATGGGAACAAAGTCACTGATGAGATCGTTCTTGATTACATCCGTAAA TCTCTTGGCCCTGATGAGTCTTCATGCTACAGTCCGAGATCAACCATCGGTGTTAAACAATCTGTCGACTTCACCGTCATTGAGCTCACAGGAACTGACAGGCCCGGTTTGTTATCCGAGCTCTGCGCTGTTCTAACCGATCTTCAATGCAACGTGGTCAACGCCGAGATCTGGACGCATAGAGCAAAAGCAGCGGCGGTTTTGCAAGTAACCGACGAGGAAACCTCCTCAGCGGTCACTGATCCAGAGAGGTTGTCCAAGATCAGGAAGCTTCTTGGCTACGTGCTCACAGGTGGGAGCAGGAGCAGGAGATGTCGTGAACCCAAAACCACGGTTTCTTCTTCTCTCAACGCGGACCGTAAGCTTCATCAGCTGATGTTTGCGGATAGAGATTACGACGAGTGGGAGAATAACGTTGATGATGAGGATAAGATTGGGAGAGTGGTTCCAGATGTGGATGTCTCAAACTTGCATGATTTGGATTACTCTATTGTGATGATCAAATGCAAAGACAGACCAAAGCTTTTGTTTGATACTGTCTTTACCTTGACGGATATGAAGTATGTGGTTTCGCATGCCAGCATTGATGCTGAAGGCCCTGAAGCTTATCAGGAGTACTACATAAGGCATACGGATGGATCTCCTGTGAAGTCTGAGGCAGAGAGACAGAGAGTGATCAAGTGTCTTAAAGCCGCTATTCAGAGAAGAGTCTTTGAG GGGTTGAAGCTTGAGCTTTGCACTTCGGATAGAGTTGGATTACTATCAGACGTGACTCGGATATTCCGTGAGAACAGTCTTACGGTGACAAGAGCTGAGGTGAAGACAAAAGGAGGTAAAGCGCTCAACACGTTCTACGTGAGGGATGCTTCTGGTTATGAAGTTGATGCAAAGACCATAGATTCAATCAGGCAAGTGATTGGTCAGAAGATACTTCAAGTCAAAGGGGGAAACACAGAGGTGAAACCGAGTTCTCCAGAATCTCAAACGGGGTTTCTCTTTGGGGTTTTCAAGTCGAGATCTTTCGTCAATTTCGGGTTGATCAGATCTTGA
- the LOC103875388 gene encoding ACT domain-containing protein ACR5 isoform X2, whose amino-acid sequence MDACLSYSYHMDDEIARFIRRVNPPKVVIDNDVYKNVTVIKVDSANKHGILLEVVQVLTDLNLTIKKAYISSDGGWFMDVFNVTNQDGNKVTDEIVLDYIRKSLGPDESSCYSPRSTIGVKQSVDFTVIELTGTDRPGLLSELCAVLTDLQCNVVNAEIWTHRAKAAAVLQVTDEETSSAVTDPERLSKIRKLLGYVLTGGSRSRRCREPKTTVSSSLNADRKLHQLMFADRDYDEWENNVDDEDKIGRVVPDVDVSNLHDLDYSIVMIKCKDRPKLLFDTVFTLTDMKYVVSHASIDAEGPEAYQEYYIRHTDGSPVKSEAERQRVIKCLKAAIQRRVFEGLKLELCTSDRVGLLSDVTRIFRENSLTVTRAEVKTKGGKALNTFYVRDASGYEVDAKTIDSIRQVIGQKILQVKGGNTEVKPSSPESQTGFLFGVFKSRSFVNFGLIRS is encoded by the exons ATGG ATGCTTGCTTGAGCTATTCATATCATATGGATGATGAGATTGCAAGGTTTATCAGAAGAGTTAATCCTCCAAA ggTTGTGATTGATAACGATGTCTACAAGAACGTCACTGTCATTAAG GTGGATAGTGCGAATAAACATGGTATTCTTCTGGAAGTTGTTCAAGTCTTGACTGATCTTAACCTCACCATCAAGAAAGCTTACATCTCCTCTGATGGTGGCTGGTTCATGGATGTCTTCAACGTCACTAACCAAGATGGGAACAAAGTCACTGATGAGATCGTTCTTGATTACATCCGTAAA TCTCTTGGCCCTGATGAGTCTTCATGCTACAGTCCGAGATCAACCATCGGTGTTAAACAATCTGTCGACTTCACCGTCATTGAGCTCACAGGAACTGACAGGCCCGGTTTGTTATCCGAGCTCTGCGCTGTTCTAACCGATCTTCAATGCAACGTGGTCAACGCCGAGATCTGGACGCATAGAGCAAAAGCAGCGGCGGTTTTGCAAGTAACCGACGAGGAAACCTCCTCAGCGGTCACTGATCCAGAGAGGTTGTCCAAGATCAGGAAGCTTCTTGGCTACGTGCTCACAGGTGGGAGCAGGAGCAGGAGATGTCGTGAACCCAAAACCACGGTTTCTTCTTCTCTCAACGCGGACCGTAAGCTTCATCAGCTGATGTTTGCGGATAGAGATTACGACGAGTGGGAGAATAACGTTGATGATGAGGATAAGATTGGGAGAGTGGTTCCAGATGTGGATGTCTCAAACTTGCATGATTTGGATTACTCTATTGTGATGATCAAATGCAAAGACAGACCAAAGCTTTTGTTTGATACTGTCTTTACCTTGACGGATATGAAGTATGTGGTTTCGCATGCCAGCATTGATGCTGAAGGCCCTGAAGCTTATCAGGAGTACTACATAAGGCATACGGATGGATCTCCTGTGAAGTCTGAGGCAGAGAGACAGAGAGTGATCAAGTGTCTTAAAGCCGCTATTCAGAGAAGAGTCTTTGAG GGGTTGAAGCTTGAGCTTTGCACTTCGGATAGAGTTGGATTACTATCAGACGTGACTCGGATATTCCGTGAGAACAGTCTTACGGTGACAAGAGCTGAGGTGAAGACAAAAGGAGGTAAAGCGCTCAACACGTTCTACGTGAGGGATGCTTCTGGTTATGAAGTTGATGCAAAGACCATAGATTCAATCAGGCAAGTGATTGGTCAGAAGATACTTCAAGTCAAAGGGGGAAACACAGAGGTGAAACCGAGTTCTCCAGAATCTCAAACGGGGTTTCTCTTTGGGGTTTTCAAGTCGAGATCTTTCGTCAATTTCGGGTTGATCAGATCTTGA
- the LOC103875389 gene encoding universal stress protein PHOS32, giving the protein MGKPAGYWVNKIRTSFKGGSSSSKSLDEGSASGSRKNGSKNQKTEEGNKKGEAESGRKVMVVVDTTSQSKNALQWALTQCVQDEDNITLLHVTKTPVGQATDETQGQRNSRAHEQVHPLKNFCQLKKPNVKTEIVVVETAEEKGKTIVAEAKKQGAGVLVLGQRKRTSKWRVIWKWRAKGGIGGGVVEYCIHNSECMAIAVRKKSNNGGYLITTKRHKDFWLLA; this is encoded by the exons ATGGGGAAACCAGCTGGGTATTGGGTGAATAAGATTAGGACATCATTCAAAGGAGGATCATCTTCGAGCAAATCACTAGATGAAGGAAGTGCTTCTGGTTCTAGAAAGAACGGTAGTAAGAATCAGAAAACAGAGGAAGGCAATAAGAAGGGTGAAGCTGAGAGTGGGAGGAAAGTGATGGTTGTTGTGGACACAACTTCACAGTCAAAGAATGCTCTTCAATGGGCATTAACACAATGTGTTCAAGATGAAGACAATATCACTCTCCTCCATGTCACAAAAACACCTGTAGGACAAG CTACAGATGAGACACAAGGGCAGAGAAACTCAAGGGCTCATGAACAAGTTCATCCACTGAAGAACTTTTGTCAGCTCAAGAAACCTAAT GTGAAGACGGAGATAGTGGTGGTTGAAACGGCGGAGGAGAAAGGGAAGACGATAGTGGCGGAAGCAAAGAAACAAGGAGCTGGAGTTTTGGTTTTAGGTCAGAGAAAACGAACTTCCAAGTGGCGCGTGATTTGGAAGTGGCGAGCAAAAGGAGGAATAGGAGGAGGAGTGGTTGAGTATTGTATTCATAACTCCGAGTGTATGGCTATTGCCGTAAGGAAGAAAAGTAACAACGGAGGTTACTTGATCACCACTAAACGTCACAAAGATTTCTGGCTCTTGGCCTAA
- the LOC103875390 gene encoding agamous-like MADS-box protein AGL3, with amino-acid sequence MGRGKVELKRIENKINRQVTFAKRRNGLLKKAYELSVLCDAEIALLIFSNRGKLYEFCSSPSGMAKMVEKYRKHSYATMDPNQSAKDLQERYQDYLNLKSRVEVLQHSQRHLLGEEIAWMGVDELEQLERQVDTSLRQIRSTKARSMLDQLSDLKSKEEMLLETNRDLKRKLEESDATLNQTLWGASSSAEHSQQQQQEGMTSYHANPLSQEVGFFRPLQGNVALQMSHYNPGMPNASNSATTSQNVINGFFPGWMV; translated from the exons ATGGGAAGAGGGAAAGTTGAGTTGAAGAGGATAGAGAACAAGATCAACAGGCAAGTTACTTTTGCAAAGAGAAGGAACGGTTTGCTTAAAAAGGCTTATGAGCTTTCTGTGCTTTGTGATGCTGAGATTGCTCTTCTCATTTTCTCTAACCGTGGCAAGCTCTACGAATTCTGCAGCAGCCCTAG TGGTATGGCCAAGATGGTTGAGAAGTATAGAAAACACAGTTATGCAACAATGGATCCAAATCAATCAGCTAAAGACTTGCAG GAGAGGTACCAAGACTACTTGAATCTCAAATCAAGAGTTGAGGTCCTTCAACATTCACAAAG GCATTTGCTAGGTGAAGAGATAGCCTGGATGGGAGTGGATGAGCTTGAGCAGCTAGAACGTCAAGTAGATACATCACTGAGGCAAATAAGATCCACAAAG GCCCGGTCGATGCTTGATCAACTATCTGACCTCAAAAGCAAG GAGGAAATGTTACTGGAAACCAACAGAGATCTTAAGAGAAAG TTGGAGGAAAGTGATGCAACCCTTAATCAAACACTATGGGGAGCTTCATCTTCTGCAGAACATtcccaacaacaacaacaagaaggcATGACTTCTTATCATGCGAACCCTCTTAGTCAAGAAGTGGGTTTCTTTAGGCCTTTACAGGGCAATGTAGCATTGCAGATGAG TCATTACAATCCTGGGATGCCAAATGCAAGCAACTCTGCAACAACATCACAGAATGTTATTAATGGGTTCTTCCCTGGATGGATGGTCTGA